The Gordonia sp. KTR9 genome contains a region encoding:
- the serA gene encoding phosphoglycerate dehydrogenase encodes MSSAGRPVVLIADKLAPSTVEALGDGVEVRWVDGPDRPKLLEAVVDADAILVRSATTVDAEVLDAGKKLKIIARAGVGLDNVDVPAATERGVMVVNAPTSNIHTAAEHAIALLMSASREIPAADATLREKTWKRSSFNGVEIFDKTVGVVGLGRIGQLVAARLAAFETHIIAYDPYVSPARAAQLGIELVSLDELLERADFITVHLPKTPETLGLIGAEQLARTKKGVVIVNAARGGLIDEQALADAITSGQVRAAGLDVFATEPCTDSPLFELPQVVVTPHLGASTSEAQDRAGTDVAKSVRLALAGHFVPDAVNITGGAVDEEVAPWLEVARKAGVLVGAISKEPPTSLVVDVRGELAAKNVEVLGLSALRGLFSAVLDEPVTFVNAPAVAESRGVTSEVTTAPDSPNHRSVVDVKAVFADGSVHNVSGTLTEPRLVEKIVNINGRNFDLRAEGHNLIVSYADQPGSLGKIGTLLGNAGVDILAAGLSQDAEGGGATMMLRVSSVVDDDVVAAIGDAVSATLIEQVDLA; translated from the coding sequence GTGAGCTCTGCTGGCCGCCCGGTTGTACTCATCGCCGACAAGCTGGCGCCGTCCACCGTGGAAGCACTCGGTGACGGTGTCGAGGTGCGATGGGTCGACGGTCCGGATCGTCCCAAGTTGCTCGAGGCGGTCGTCGACGCCGACGCCATCCTGGTCCGCTCCGCGACGACCGTGGACGCCGAGGTCCTCGACGCGGGCAAGAAGCTGAAGATCATCGCCCGGGCGGGTGTCGGTCTGGACAACGTGGACGTCCCCGCGGCCACCGAGCGCGGCGTCATGGTCGTCAACGCCCCGACCTCGAACATCCACACTGCCGCCGAACACGCCATCGCGCTGCTGATGTCGGCGTCGCGTGAGATCCCCGCTGCTGACGCAACCCTGCGTGAGAAGACCTGGAAGCGTTCGTCGTTCAACGGCGTCGAGATCTTCGACAAGACCGTCGGCGTCGTCGGGCTCGGCCGGATCGGTCAGCTCGTGGCTGCCCGGCTGGCCGCTTTCGAGACCCACATCATCGCCTACGACCCCTATGTGTCGCCCGCCCGCGCGGCCCAGCTGGGCATCGAGCTGGTCAGCCTCGACGAACTGCTCGAGCGCGCCGACTTCATCACCGTGCACCTGCCGAAGACGCCGGAGACCCTGGGTCTCATCGGCGCCGAGCAGCTCGCCCGGACCAAGAAGGGCGTGGTCATCGTCAACGCCGCCCGCGGTGGCCTGATCGACGAACAGGCCCTCGCCGACGCGATCACCTCCGGTCAGGTCCGCGCCGCCGGACTCGACGTCTTCGCCACCGAGCCCTGCACCGACTCGCCGCTGTTCGAGCTCCCGCAGGTCGTCGTGACCCCGCACCTCGGTGCGTCGACCAGCGAGGCGCAGGACCGCGCCGGCACCGACGTCGCCAAGAGCGTGCGGCTCGCGCTGGCCGGACACTTCGTCCCCGACGCGGTCAACATCACCGGCGGCGCCGTCGACGAAGAGGTCGCGCCGTGGCTCGAGGTCGCCCGCAAGGCCGGCGTCCTCGTCGGTGCCATCAGCAAGGAACCGCCGACGTCGCTGGTCGTCGATGTCCGCGGCGAACTGGCCGCGAAGAACGTCGAGGTGCTCGGTCTGTCGGCGCTGCGTGGCCTGTTCTCCGCCGTGCTCGACGAGCCCGTCACGTTCGTCAACGCCCCGGCCGTCGCCGAGAGCCGTGGCGTCACCAGCGAGGTGACCACCGCACCGGACAGCCCCAACCACCGCAGTGTCGTCGACGTGAAGGCCGTCTTCGCCGACGGTTCGGTGCACAACGTGTCGGGCACCCTCACCGAGCCGCGTCTCGTCGAGAAGATCGTCAACATCAACGGCCGCAACTTCGACCTCCGCGCCGAAGGCCACAACCTCATCGTCAGTTACGCCGACCAGCCGGGTTCGCTGGGCAAGATCGGCACGCTGCTCGGCAACGCCGGCGTCGACATCCTCGCCGCCGGCCTGTCGCAGGACGCAGAGGGCGGCGGCGCCACGATGATGCTGCGCGTGAGCAGTGTCGTCGACGACGACGTCGTCGCCGCGATCGGTGACGCGGTCTCGGCAACCCTCATCGAACAGGTCGACCTCGCATGA
- a CDS encoding trypsin-like peptidase domain-containing protein encodes MTKKLTVLLAVLAATVLAGWGGGVAVAAPAKIFLGGGSGILVLKGGNSAAACTMTTIGRSKTNKLIGVTAGHCGTPGQKVYSETFQDRGQAGTITYTAPDLDMAIIEFDASRVVPLRTVRGVTIRSVDPKPLAFPTIACKEGRTTGNTCGIAWFSDGDVHVSQMCVIEGDSGSPVVVGDRLVGMVNAYYFLGCLGPETGTNIQPILKRIASLDAYRGFRVA; translated from the coding sequence ATGACGAAGAAGCTGACAGTGCTGTTGGCGGTTTTGGCTGCGACGGTGCTGGCCGGCTGGGGAGGGGGCGTCGCGGTCGCCGCACCGGCGAAGATCTTCCTTGGAGGTGGCTCCGGGATCCTGGTGCTCAAGGGCGGCAATTCGGCGGCGGCCTGCACGATGACCACCATCGGCCGCTCGAAGACCAACAAGCTCATCGGCGTCACCGCGGGACATTGCGGCACACCCGGTCAGAAGGTCTACTCCGAGACCTTCCAGGATCGCGGCCAGGCGGGCACCATCACGTACACCGCTCCCGATCTCGACATGGCGATCATCGAATTCGACGCCTCGCGCGTCGTGCCGCTGCGTACCGTGCGCGGCGTGACGATCCGCTCGGTCGACCCGAAGCCCCTCGCCTTCCCGACGATCGCCTGCAAAGAAGGCCGGACCACCGGCAACACCTGCGGTATCGCCTGGTTCTCCGATGGCGACGTCCACGTCAGCCAGATGTGCGTGATCGAAGGTGACTCCGGCAGCCCGGTCGTCGTCGGCGATCGCCTCGTCGGAATGGTCAACGCCTACTACTTCCTCGGCTGCCTCGGCCCCGAGACCGGTACCAACATCCAGCCGATCCTCAAGCGGATCGCTTCGCTCGACGCCTACCGGGGCTTCCGGGTCGCCTGA
- a CDS encoding IS481 family transposase, which yields MSHRNAPLTETGRLRLAKCIVEDGWSIRRAAERFQVAPTTAQRWARRYRGHGPAGMVDRSSRPHVSPNRTPTRTERRIIKVRVLRRWGPARIAYLLGLNPSTVHRVLSRYGLARLRWLDRPTGRVIRRMKSATPGELVHVDVKKLGKIPAGGGWRKLGRTAGRRNSRADKSSGKQNKYRNPVRGYHFLHTAIDAHSRLAYSEILADERKETAAEFWLRAQHWFAERGIEVRKVLTDNGSCYKSHAFADALGPSIIHRRTRPYRPQTNGKVERFHRTLADEWAYDRLYTSDTERCAQFPIWLHHYNHHRGYNHHRGHTALGGQPPASRVPNLSGQYT from the coding sequence GTGTCCCACCGTAACGCCCCGCTGACCGAAACAGGTCGTCTGCGTCTGGCCAAGTGCATCGTTGAGGACGGTTGGTCGATCCGCCGTGCCGCTGAACGCTTTCAGGTCGCCCCGACGACCGCCCAACGCTGGGCCCGCCGCTACCGCGGCCACGGGCCGGCCGGGATGGTCGATCGCAGCAGCCGCCCGCATGTCAGCCCCAACCGCACACCGACCCGCACTGAACGCCGCATCATCAAAGTCCGTGTCCTGCGCCGCTGGGGACCCGCACGCATCGCCTACCTGCTCGGCCTTAACCCCTCGACTGTGCACCGAGTGCTGTCTCGCTACGGCCTGGCTCGTTTGCGCTGGCTGGATCGCCCCACCGGGCGGGTTATCCGTCGGATGAAGTCGGCAACCCCAGGTGAACTGGTGCATGTCGACGTCAAGAAACTCGGCAAGATCCCCGCCGGCGGTGGCTGGCGCAAACTCGGCCGCACCGCCGGCCGCCGTAACAGTCGCGCCGACAAGAGCAGCGGGAAGCAGAACAAGTACCGCAACCCCGTGCGCGGTTATCACTTCCTGCACACCGCCATCGATGCCCACTCACGGTTGGCGTACTCGGAGATTCTGGCTGATGAACGCAAAGAGACCGCCGCCGAGTTCTGGCTGCGTGCCCAGCACTGGTTTGCCGAGCGCGGTATCGAGGTTCGGAAAGTGTTGACTGACAACGGTTCTTGCTACAAGTCGCATGCATTCGCCGATGCGCTCGGGCCATCGATCATCCACCGCCGAACCCGGCCGTATCGGCCGCAAACCAACGGCAAGGTCGAACGGTTTCACCGCACCCTGGCCGACGAATGGGCCTACGACCGGCTCTACACCAGCGACACCGAACGCTGCGCACAGTTCCCGATCTGGCTGCACCACTACAATCACCACCGCGGTTACAATCACCACCGCGGTCACACAGCACTCGGAGGACAACCACCAGCCAGCCGCGTACCCAACCTCTCAGGTCAGTACACCTAG
- the ilvC gene encoding ketol-acid reductoisomerase, translating to MAIELFYDDDADLSIIQGRKVAVIGYGSQGHAHSLSLRDSGVDVVIGLREGSKSKAKAEEQGLKVLTASEAAAWADVIMVLAPDTSQASIFTEDIEPNLQDGNALFFGHGLNIHFGLIKAPENVTVAMVAPKGPGHLVRRQFVDGKGVPALIAVHQDPKGEGQALALSYASAIGGGRAGIIKTTFKEETETDLFGEQAVLCGGTEELVKTGFEVMVEAGYAPEMAYFEVLHELKLIVDLMYEGGIARMNYSVSDTAEFGGYVSGPRVIDADTKERMRGILTDIQDGTFVKRLVANVEGGNKELEGLRKENAEHPIEVTGKKLRDLMSWVDRPITETA from the coding sequence GTGGCCATCGAACTGTTCTACGACGACGACGCGGATCTGTCGATCATCCAGGGTCGCAAGGTCGCGGTGATCGGCTACGGCAGCCAGGGCCATGCGCATTCGCTGTCGCTGCGCGATTCCGGCGTCGATGTCGTGATCGGCCTGCGCGAGGGCTCCAAGTCCAAGGCCAAGGCCGAGGAGCAGGGCCTCAAGGTGCTCACCGCCTCCGAAGCCGCCGCATGGGCCGACGTGATCATGGTCCTGGCGCCCGACACCTCGCAGGCCTCGATCTTCACCGAGGACATCGAGCCGAACCTGCAGGACGGCAACGCGCTGTTCTTCGGCCACGGCCTCAACATCCACTTCGGCCTCATCAAGGCGCCGGAGAACGTGACCGTCGCGATGGTCGCCCCCAAGGGCCCCGGCCACCTCGTGCGTCGCCAGTTCGTCGACGGCAAGGGCGTTCCCGCGCTCATCGCCGTCCACCAGGATCCCAAGGGCGAGGGTCAGGCACTCGCTTTGAGCTACGCCAGCGCCATCGGCGGCGGTCGTGCCGGAATCATCAAGACCACCTTCAAGGAAGAAACCGAGACCGACCTCTTCGGCGAGCAGGCCGTGCTGTGCGGCGGCACCGAGGAACTGGTCAAGACCGGCTTCGAGGTCATGGTCGAGGCGGGTTACGCCCCGGAGATGGCCTACTTCGAGGTGCTGCACGAGCTCAAGCTCATCGTCGACCTCATGTACGAGGGTGGCATCGCCCGCATGAACTACTCGGTCTCCGACACCGCCGAGTTCGGCGGATACGTGTCGGGCCCGCGGGTCATCGACGCCGACACCAAGGAGCGCATGCGCGGCATCCTCACCGACATCCAGGACGGCACCTTCGTCAAGCGCCTCGTCGCCAACGTCGAGGGCGGCAACAAGGAGCTCGAGGGTCTGCGCAAGGAGAACGCCGAGCACCCGATCGAGGTCACCGGCAAGAAGCTGCGCGACCTGATGAGCTGGGTGGATCGCCCGATCACCGAGACCGCCTGA